GCAAAATCTCCAAGTCTTACGTATTGATTAGCACTTACTAAAACCTCGTTATCTACTTCTGGAGAGTCAAACTCTGTTCTCCCGATAAAGTAATCGCCTTCTTTGCGATCAAACAGTACTTTATACGTATTGCCGATTTTTTCATTATTTAGCTCCTGAGAAATACCTTGTTGAAGTTCCATGATAAGGTCGGTTCTTTCTTGCTTTATTTCGGCAGGAATATCATCTGGCATAGAGTAAGAATGGGTATCTATCTCATGAGAATATTGGAAAACTCCTAGTCTGTCAAATCTCATTTTCTCTACAAAACGGTACATCTCTTCAAAATGGTCTTCGGTTTCACCCGGATGGCCAGCTATCAAAGTTGTTCTAAGGGCTAGTTCAGGAAGCTTTTGACGAATTGTATCTACAAGGTTTTCTGTTTTCTCGCGAGTTATACCTCTTCTCATGAGTTTAAGTATCTCAGAAGAACCATGCTGTAAAGGCATGTCAAGGTAATTGCAGACGTTTGGTCTGTTCTTGATTACATCCAATACATCCATAGGGAAACCCGCTGGATACGCGTATTGCAATCTTATCCAGTCTATTCCTTCTACGTCAGCTAGTCTGTCTAAAAGCTCAGCCAGGTTCCTTTTTTTATAGATATCTAGACCATAGTAGGTAAGGTCTTGAG
This sequence is a window from Arcticibacterium luteifluviistationis. Protein-coding genes within it:
- the rimO gene encoding 30S ribosomal protein S12 methylthiotransferase RimO, encoding MKTKGNKKTQVNIVTLGCSKNVVDSEILFTQLKGNGVSVEHEAKDDNSTVVVINTCGFIDNAKQESIDTILRYVDAKEAGLVEKVYVSGCLSHRFKDELAPEIPQVDAWFGTNELPRLLKTLKADYKKELVGERLLTTPAHYAYLKIAEGCDRPCSFCAIPLMRGGHISTPMEGLITQANNLAAKGTKELILIAQDLTYYGLDIYKKRNLAELLDRLADVEGIDWIRLQYAYPAGFPMDVLDVIKNRPNVCNYLDMPLQHGSSEILKLMRRGITREKTENLVDTIRQKLPELALRTTLIAGHPGETEDHFEEMYRFVEKMRFDRLGVFQYSHEIDTHSYSMPDDIPAEIKQERTDLIMELQQGISQELNNEKIGNTYKVLFDRKEGDYFIGRTEFDSPEVDNEVLVSANQYVRLGDFANVKINSAEEFDLYGEVIP